The proteins below come from a single Spirochaetaceae bacterium genomic window:
- a CDS encoding DUF3500 domain-containing protein — protein sequence MAEPAAMQANGHPEAARQMAAACGDLLESLDDEQRARATFRYLDGERLFWYYPPLNRHGLPLLAMTEEQQRLAKRVLEAALSEQGYEEACAIIDHELILGEQERATGQVHWVRDPGRYYFTVFGDPHGDDPWGWRAEGHHLSLHFSVWGERVISTTPFFYGSNPAEVLHGPKRGLRILARREDLALQLMDSLDRSQRSRAVIYDKAPWDILTYNSTRAVLPREEGLPGDRLDTGQQQMLTALVETYVGQVRSDVARHKLEHLRRDGVGHLRLAWAGSVARREGHYYRIHGGSFLVEFDNCQNEANHVHSVWRDVENDFAQDVLRDHLLLYHTH from the coding sequence GTGGCTGAGCCGGCGGCCATGCAGGCCAACGGGCACCCGGAAGCGGCCCGCCAGATGGCGGCGGCGTGCGGCGATCTGCTGGAGAGCCTGGACGACGAGCAGCGCGCCCGCGCCACGTTTCGCTACCTCGACGGGGAGCGCCTGTTCTGGTACTACCCGCCGCTGAACCGGCACGGCCTGCCGCTGCTGGCGATGACGGAGGAACAGCAGCGGCTGGCCAAGCGCGTGCTGGAGGCGGCGCTGTCGGAGCAGGGATACGAAGAGGCGTGCGCGATCATCGATCACGAACTGATCCTGGGCGAGCAGGAGCGCGCGACGGGCCAGGTGCACTGGGTACGCGACCCGGGCCGCTACTACTTCACCGTGTTCGGCGATCCGCACGGAGATGATCCCTGGGGGTGGCGCGCCGAGGGGCACCACCTGTCGCTGCACTTCAGCGTGTGGGGCGAACGGGTCATTTCCACCACGCCGTTCTTCTACGGCTCCAACCCGGCGGAGGTGCTGCACGGCCCCAAGCGCGGCCTGCGCATCCTCGCGCGCCGTGAAGACCTGGCGTTGCAACTCATGGACAGCCTCGACCGGAGCCAGCGCTCGCGGGCGGTGATCTACGACAAGGCGCCGTGGGACATCCTCACCTACAACAGTACGCGCGCGGTGCTGCCGCGCGAAGAAGGACTGCCGGGCGATCGCCTCGACACCGGTCAGCAACAGATGCTCACCGCCCTGGTGGAGACGTACGTGGGCCAGGTGCGCAGCGACGTCGCGCGGCACAAGCTCGAGCACCTGCGCCGCGACGGGGTCGGCCACCTGCGGCTGGCGTGGGCCGGTTCGGTTGCGCGCCGCGAGGGGCACTACTACCGGATACACGGCGGCAGCTTCCTGGTCGAGTTCGACAACTGCCAGAACGAGGCCAACCACGTGCACTCGGTGTGGCGCGACGTGGAGAACGACTTCGCCCAGGACGTGCTGCGCGACCATCTGCTGCTCTACCACACGCACTGA